Proteins from a genomic interval of Prevotella sp. E13-27:
- a CDS encoding IS4 family transposase produces the protein MNAGNTVFSQLMSLIPDYELRKCIDRYRGDFHARRFTCRDQFLVMSYAQLTSSASLRSIEAQLTAFNSKLYHAGLKVMPKSTLADMNEKKDWRIYQDYAMVLVERAKVLYKDEYYRLGIDNMVYAFDSSTINLCLHLCPWAKFHHDKGAFKMHTLIDVKNNIPNFIMLTPGNVHDTQAMDSLPVEAGAYYLMDKGYVDFDRLFRLFQQQKAYFVTRAKDNMKYSVFEAREVDRQTGVISDESISLTGLFTAKKYPDLLRLVVYEDFAQNVVYRFLTNDFTLEAITIAELYRERWTIETFFKWIKQHLHIKTFYGTSQNAVFTQIWIAICDYLLLIIALKMYHIEQNLYIFSNVIGQVLFERTPLNELFDKPIINQNPEDDRQLSLW, from the coding sequence ATGAATGCCGGAAATACTGTATTCTCGCAACTGATGTCTCTCATCCCTGACTACGAGCTCAGGAAATGTATTGACAGATATAGAGGGGATTTTCATGCAAGACGATTCACTTGCCGTGACCAGTTCCTTGTCATGAGTTATGCTCAGCTGACCAGCAGCGCAAGCCTTCGTAGCATAGAGGCTCAGTTGACTGCTTTCAACTCCAAGTTGTATCATGCCGGTCTGAAGGTGATGCCCAAGTCCACTCTCGCCGACATGAACGAGAAGAAGGACTGGCGTATCTATCAGGACTACGCAATGGTACTTGTCGAGAGGGCTAAAGTCCTGTATAAAGATGAATACTATCGGTTGGGAATTGACAATATGGTGTATGCCTTTGACAGCAGTACCATCAACCTGTGTCTGCATCTCTGTCCATGGGCGAAGTTCCATCATGACAAAGGTGCTTTCAAGATGCACACTTTGATTGATGTAAAGAACAACATACCCAACTTCATCATGCTTACTCCTGGCAATGTGCATGATACTCAGGCTATGGACAGCTTGCCTGTAGAAGCAGGGGCTTACTATCTGATGGATAAAGGCTATGTGGACTTTGACCGTCTGTTCCGTCTCTTCCAACAGCAGAAGGCTTACTTTGTAACCAGAGCAAAGGACAACATGAAATATTCCGTATTCGAGGCAAGAGAGGTTGACAGGCAGACTGGCGTCATCTCTGACGAGTCCATCAGTCTTACTGGTCTCTTTACAGCCAAGAAGTACCCTGATTTGTTGCGTCTGGTCGTCTATGAGGACTTTGCGCAGAACGTAGTGTATCGATTCCTGACGAATGACTTCACCCTTGAAGCAATTACCATTGCGGAACTGTACCGAGAGCGCTGGACTATCGAAACGTTCTTCAAATGGATCAAGCAGCACCTGCACATCAAGACGTTCTATGGGACGTCCCAAAACGCAGTCTTCACACAGATATGGATTGCCATCTGTGACTACCTGCTGCTTATTATTGCTCTGAAGATGTATCATATCGAACAAAATCTTTACATATTCTCTAATGTCATCGGCCAAGTTCTCTTTGAGAGGACTCCGCTGAATGAACTTTTTGACAAACCAATTATTAATCAAAATCCGGAAGATGACCGCCAACTTTCGCTTTGGTGA